In a single window of the Phycisphaerae bacterium genome:
- a CDS encoding M48 family metallopeptidase produces MEQNQTDDGRKQVRAKAYQQSQLQLGVLEEVCTILFLVVWVYLAAVVVDRLGLNNRYALLLVFGAILYFSYQAALFVLDYLGGYRLEHRYDLSTESLGQWLWRHTKAVVLWGVLLGVLVAGLYTAVWYVPYWAFWSWLAWMLLTVLLAQVFPVVILPLFYPSERLEDESLLERFRQLSEGTGISVEGVYRLELSKTTRKGNAMLAGLGRTRRVLLGDTILDKLGPEELDVVYTHELGHHVRRHFPKLLVVHALASGMLFALLYVLLDGFAGASGQAVAESIVRLPVVALVMSLFSFLLRPGLNAISRHFERQSDRYALERTGSAEPFIRAFDALAEQNLADPSPSRWVVIFYYDHPPIHERVAMARRWQEGERSAS; encoded by the coding sequence ATATCAGCAGAGCCAGTTGCAGCTCGGCGTGCTCGAGGAGGTCTGCACGATCTTGTTTCTGGTCGTGTGGGTCTACCTGGCGGCGGTCGTCGTGGATCGACTTGGTCTGAACAACCGGTACGCCCTGCTGCTGGTGTTCGGGGCGATCCTGTACTTTTCGTATCAGGCCGCGCTGTTCGTGCTGGACTACCTCGGCGGATACCGGTTGGAGCACCGGTACGATCTGAGCACCGAGAGTCTCGGCCAGTGGCTGTGGCGGCATACCAAGGCGGTGGTGTTGTGGGGCGTGCTTTTGGGAGTTCTGGTGGCTGGGCTCTATACGGCGGTGTGGTACGTGCCGTACTGGGCGTTTTGGTCGTGGCTGGCGTGGATGCTGCTGACGGTATTGCTGGCGCAGGTGTTTCCGGTGGTCATCCTGCCGCTGTTCTATCCGAGCGAGCGGCTGGAGGATGAAAGCCTGCTGGAGCGGTTTCGGCAGCTTTCGGAGGGGACGGGGATTTCGGTGGAAGGGGTCTACCGGTTGGAGTTGAGCAAAACGACGCGGAAGGGCAACGCCATGCTGGCCGGCCTGGGCCGGACCCGGCGGGTGCTGCTGGGCGATACCATCCTGGACAAGCTGGGCCCGGAGGAACTGGACGTGGTTTACACCCATGAACTGGGCCACCACGTGCGGCGGCACTTTCCGAAGCTGCTGGTCGTCCACGCCCTGGCTAGCGGGATGCTGTTTGCCCTGCTGTACGTCCTGCTCGACGGTTTCGCCGGCGCCTCGGGCCAAGCGGTGGCCGAATCGATCGTCCGGCTGCCGGTGGTGGCGCTGGTCATGTCGCTGTTCTCGTTCCTGCTGCGACCGGGTCTCAACGCGATCAGCCGCCACTTCGAGCGTCAAAGCGACCGCTATGCCCTGGAACGGACCGGCTCGGCCGAGCCGTTCATCCGGGCGTTTGACGCCCTCGCCGAACAGAACCTGGCCGACCCGAGCCCGTCGCGCTGGGTGGTGATCTTCTACTACGATCATCCGCCGATCCACGAGCGGGTGGCGATGGCGAGACGGTGGCAGGAGGGGGAGCGGTCGGCCTCCTGA
- a CDS encoding deoxyhypusine synthase, with translation MGGEDGHHGGRDALLSGQAIEPLKVEGGQQVVDLIEKIYAHSGFNARRLADACRIYCRMLEDRTTVALTMAGAMTPIGMSGPIIELIRNGFVDFIISTGANIYHDLHRPFDLPMVQGHWAVDDNALAEEGVARIYDVFITEDESLDVTDEVFRNALMTIPADTPISTAQLHHHLGRVFGQVAPHPEKSFLVAAAEHDVPVYTSSPADSSVAIAAVVPYIHEHRILIDPMMDLMETTAIVWNAEKNGVVELGGGSPKNFYLQTQPIIWMAFQKDLASGGHDYFIQLTTDAPHWGGLSGATPQEAKSWGKIKDAAVNNAVVYSCASITFPLLAGYVLSKQPPLPPKRLFGRRESLVNQFIEEGRRSPRLREQWDRAQAFLDKYPKLKDLWK, from the coding sequence ATGGGCGGGGAGGACGGACATCACGGGGGCAGGGACGCGTTGCTGTCGGGCCAGGCGATCGAACCGCTGAAGGTCGAAGGCGGGCAGCAGGTCGTGGACCTGATCGAGAAAATCTACGCGCATTCGGGCTTCAATGCCCGGCGGCTGGCCGATGCGTGCCGGATCTACTGCCGGATGCTGGAGGACCGGACGACGGTGGCGCTGACGATGGCCGGGGCCATGACGCCGATCGGGATGTCCGGGCCGATCATCGAGCTGATCCGAAACGGCTTCGTGGATTTCATCATCAGCACCGGGGCCAATATCTACCACGATCTGCACCGCCCGTTCGATCTGCCGATGGTGCAGGGGCACTGGGCGGTTGACGACAACGCGTTGGCCGAGGAGGGCGTGGCTCGGATTTACGACGTGTTCATCACGGAAGACGAGTCGCTGGACGTGACCGACGAGGTTTTCCGCAACGCGCTGATGACGATCCCGGCCGACACGCCGATCTCGACGGCGCAGCTGCATCACCATCTGGGCCGCGTGTTCGGCCAGGTGGCGCCGCATCCGGAGAAATCGTTCCTGGTCGCGGCGGCCGAGCACGACGTGCCGGTCTACACCAGTTCGCCCGCGGATTCGTCGGTGGCGATCGCCGCGGTGGTGCCGTACATCCATGAGCACCGAATCCTGATCGACCCGATGATGGACCTGATGGAGACGACGGCAATCGTCTGGAACGCCGAGAAGAACGGCGTGGTCGAATTGGGCGGCGGGTCGCCCAAGAATTTCTACCTTCAGACCCAGCCGATCATCTGGATGGCGTTCCAGAAGGACCTGGCCAGCGGCGGGCACGACTACTTCATCCAGCTCACGACCGACGCGCCGCACTGGGGCGGGCTGTCGGGGGCGACGCCGCAGGAGGCCAAGAGCTGGGGCAAGATCAAGGACGCCGCGGTCAACAACGCGGTGGTCTACTCGTGCGCGTCGATCACGTTTCCGCTGCTGGCGGGCTACGTGCTGTCGAAGCAGCCGCCGCTTCCGCCGAAGCGCCTCTTTGGCCGGCGGGAGTCGCTGGTCAACC
- a CDS encoding arginine decarboxylase, pyruvoyl-dependent produces the protein MSNSRVPKMMFFTKGVGKDKTSLQAFEAALRNAGIAHLNLVKVSSIFPPGCKIVGKNRGIKKLQPGQVTHVVLAECRTNEPNRLACAGVGLAVPASGQNYGYISEHHGFGLTEKKCGDLVEDMAATMLATTLGIEFDPDTDYDSRREIYRMSGQIVESRAIVQTAEGDKTGLWTAVVAAAVFVPADDE, from the coding sequence ATGAGCAATAGCCGTGTGCCGAAGATGATGTTCTTTACGAAGGGCGTGGGCAAGGACAAGACGAGCCTGCAGGCCTTCGAGGCGGCGCTGCGAAACGCCGGGATCGCGCATCTGAACCTGGTGAAGGTCAGTTCGATCTTCCCGCCGGGGTGCAAGATCGTGGGCAAGAACCGGGGCATCAAGAAGCTTCAGCCGGGCCAGGTGACGCACGTGGTGCTGGCCGAGTGCCGGACCAATGAGCCGAACCGGCTGGCCTGCGCGGGCGTTGGTCTGGCGGTGCCGGCGTCGGGCCAGAACTACGGGTACATTTCGGAGCACCACGGGTTCGGACTGACGGAGAAGAAGTGCGGCGACCTGGTTGAGGATATGGCCGCGACGATGCTGGCGACCACGCTGGGCATCGAGTTCGACCCGGATACCGACTATGACTCCCGGCGGGAGATCTACCGCATGTCGGGCCAGATCGTCGAGAGCCGGGCGATCGTGCAGACCGCTGAGGGCGACAAGACGGGCCTGTGGACGGCGGTGGTGGCGGCGGCGGTGTTCGTGCCCGCGGACGACGAGTAG